The sequence ATAAAAACTTACTTGACAGGATCTACTaaaaagcagaacagaaaaaaaaatttcttgaAAATAATTATTCTCATATTAACTTTAAACAGTCACTTTTTGCAGTTGTGCATAAAACCTCTTTACAACAGAGGCACTctgtttaaaggtttaaaaatattCTCCTAAATGACCAAGAATTTTTAAGATTTCATGACCTGTGGTTcttcatatatatgtgtgtgtgtatatatatatatatacacacacatttataaatcTCTTTACGCTCTCTTAATAGACTGACTGCGATGTTCAGACCCTTGAGCAGcactgaattttaaaaacacatagacacacaaatCTGTagtggaaatcactgcatgagCCCAGGAAGGCTGCACTCTAATTCGCAAGGGGTCATTCAGCATATTCTTGCACCTGATGCCCTTTCTGATGCAACCCAGTCTCCTCCCAGGATTAAACCAGGAATCTTTTGCTTGTTTGGCAAATGTGCAAACCACTATATTATAGAGCCACATATAGAACATTTCTGAAAACCATACTTTATCATTGcttacaaaaattaaattatgtacagttttatttcatttatattaatattattatttatatagcactaaatcacaacaacagtcacctccgggcgctttacattgtaaggtaaagatcctacaatcagatgacccccctATGAGTaggcacttggcaacagtgggaaggaaaaactcccttttaacaggaagaaacctccagcagaaccaggctcagagagggacAGCAGCCATCATCTTTCACTGGTTgaaggtgaggggaggaagacaggacaaagacaaacAAGTACCACGCAAAGAAAACCATCTGTACCTTCCCCAGGGCTGAGCTCATTTAAGGTGGAGTGTGGGATAGTGGAAAATCAGCCTGTGGACTGAGAAATCaagatgttaaatattaaactgcAAGTCTTCCAGGCAAAAGAGTATAGGGGCCATCCAGATTCTTATCTTTGTGTTATCTTATTCCAATCCCAATGTGTCCAACAGCTAACGCTTGGATGGAATTTGATCATGCAACAGGAGAAAGATCCACAGCAGCaaaacagaatgactgaaaaaagaaaaataatcaagGTGCTGCAACAGCCGAGTCAAAGTCCAGGCTTGAACAAGACTGAAATGTTGTAGTGAGACCTTAAGAGAGGTGTGCATGAATGAGCCTTAATGAACTAAAGGAACACTGTTAACAAGAgtgagccaaaattcctccaccatGACGTGAGAGACTGACAAAAGCAAGAAGAGAATAAATACTTCAGGTTATTGTAGTTGATTCTACAAGACGATGAATTATGGGGTGTACTCTGCTTTTTAACAGGGCTACACAGACACCAATACaatctttgtttttcatgtgactttaaatgtgacaaaacaACTATAAGGTAAAAACTAATCTGAAATGAAAATATAGCTAAACTAATACTTTTTAATTGGGTTGCACTGCATAATGAACATTCACATTTGATGTCATGGTCTCAGCAAGCCATTTGAAAGTCTATGTAAAGTTACAAGCAGGAAGGCTTTGCTCTTATATATTGCTGGTTGGACATGGTGCATTATGACTTTAACTTAGCTCTGAAAGGTCAGGTAGTCATCGTACATATttgatattatatatatatatatatatatatatatatatatatatatatatatatatatatatatataaagtgaACCTGCTACCTCCCTAAAAAAAACTAATCCCacatataatatttttatgttttggagTCATTTTGTAATTGCTCCTCAGTTACAAGATGCCAGCCTATTCGGGAGGTATGTTGTCCTCAACCTATAGTCAGTACAGTATGGGTTTAATCAAAAACAGTACTCTACATACTCTCAGGTGTCATGTTTTGTAGAACTGTGGTCTGCAGTGGCTGCTAGAGCAGCACTGATCTCTGTGATGTGGACTGTGTTACTTATTATGGCATACTGCGGCATCCGTCAGCCGTTTCTGAATGTAGAAACGCGTTCAAAGTGTCAGAGTGAACGAGAATAACCAGCTCGTGTAAAAAACAGCCAGTTGTCGTGACGATTTTGGGTTTGAAGTCCTCGTGCCTTCATTGTATGTCATAATTTCTCATGGCATGCAAATTCACACCCCACATTCAAATAAAACCACAACCACCACACGGGGGGTAACAGTTTACAACccacacatgaaaaacaaaactgtgtaacATTTGTGATGTAAGGGGCACAAAACTTCAAGAATAAATTTGGAACCCATTCGTCCTTCAGTTGTGTGATTTACTGACAAAAAGTAGTAAGCTGATGTTGTATCACATATATTTCAGTATCCCTTAATTAAACCTTTCAACATTTACTACACAGTGTTTACTATTAATAGTATTAACCTATGAATATCATTAAGTTCAGCAGATTACCACAGAATTATTTCAAGATTAAGTCTGACGGTATCCACTCAAATGTAAAGATCATCAGTTTCAAAGTATCCCCAAAAAACGTTTTATTTCTCAATGCAGATTATTTAACTCTGACAAACACACCACCTGCATGAGCAACGCAATACCAATAGAAAAGGCTTTTttggagaaaataaaatgataaataaatgaacagtaCATTTAAATCAATAACATTGTTCTCAAATACAGCAGTCTTAATTAAAACCATCAATACTGCATCAATACCATCAATACTTCTGAATTAGTTCAGTAAATTTGTTCATGAGTTAGTAACATGAAGGAGCAGCAGTCAAGTAGAGCTAAGTATCAGATCAAATGCAACATATTAGTAGTATAAATAGAAggttaacttttttatttaatataagaGTTTCCTTCTATCACCTATAAAATATGTACatccttttaattaaaaaaaaacaactaatggCCCActtagacaaaacaaaaaaaatgcacactgtTTCTGAAGTCTCCTTCTTCATAGATGGCTGGCTGGCGTGTTCGTGTCACCCTTTCATTAGTTGGCTGACGCCGATTGACACAAACAGTGctgcagagaagaaaacagacaagcAGATGTACCACTTACCAGCAGCTTTCACAGTAACATGTCCATCTGagattttgtatgtgtgtgtgtgtgtgtgtgtgtgggagggggaaAACCTGTTGCTTTACCTGTTGCTTCTGTGTGCAATCTGGCGCCGTCAGCACTGGTCACTTTACACGAAACTAACGTTTTCCTGCCTTCCTTCTTATCCAGAGAGGATTCGATCAACACTGTACTTCCCAGCGGGATGGGACTTGGAACAAGACAAAATGATCAaactcacagtaaatgatcaaaGTAGTGCACTAAGAGGTGTTACTTTGTGTTAATTATATGTGTAATTATTCATATTTTGCTATGTGTTAAACAGAACAACTGGGCAGCCGAGCAAATGTCTGTTGGTCCGTGCTTGACCAAAGAAAGTGAACCGTTTGGGCTGACTCGGTGACACCGATGCTGCATATTTAATTTCCACAATGAATTATCTATGTGACATCATTCAGAGTCGATCTTCATTATACTGACTTGGAGCAGGGAGAAACCTTCATGACTTCTGCATGACCGCCTCAGTGATACTTCCATAAACCCTGCCCAGCAGCTAAATATGCTCCATGTTAACAAGCAGGacaacacacatgaaaacatctaacatttttttcctttaatatacTAAACAGTTTAATCCTCATATTTCTGTAAGGTGTGCTACATGTTCAATAAATATTCTTATCATGTACAATTTGCTGATTTTTGTTCTTGTACCTGCGGTAGTTGATGTTGAGGTTGGCAGTCATAACAGGTCCAGAATGCACACAAGCATGAGTTCCTGTCACGGTATCAATCATAGTGGCTATCGCCCCCCCGTGGACATTTCTGGAAGCACAGACATTGGTACATGAGACAGTAAAACTTATGAGATTTGACGGAACATTTAGAGTTAAGTCTAGCTAAAAATTCTCAAgtcttcctttattttttcccaTTTATTTCTGCCACTTTGGGTTTACTGGAAAGCTGCTGGCTGAGAGGATGACAAAGAGAATGGAGTATAACAACGTGAAAAGCACAGACTTCGATAAGCTTGGACAGGAGTGTGTTATCTCACCCTGGTGGTCCCTCCAGAAGGTGTCCAGCCtggaaaatgcacacacaccttTGCTCCTTTTTGTTAGCAAAGATAACGTACTCAAATGCTGCCCCCGGGTCTCTGATGTTGCGGGTGAAAAGACGAGCTTTTGCCTGGATTATTTTGCTAAGGTATACTCCACCTGATGGGAAAGAACACAAGTGAACATTCAGCAGCCACGTTAAGCTTTTGGAGCTTTTGGAAATTCTCTTGTTCTTATTTCAGGTCAACTTTTGGGTCTGTATATTTACCTGCAGCATACTTCAGAGAACGATTGTAGCTTGGCAGTCTGTTCCATAGTCCACCCTGTTCCTCTCCTCCATCTGTCACTGCCTCACATTGGCTGTTATAATGTTCATAcagctgcctcatttctgtGCCCCATGAGGAGTTAGGAAGACTGAAGTCCCGGGGGTTGGATGAAAAGAGTGATGGAAGCGCTCGCTAAACAGAGAAATGAATTACAATGTCTGTTAGTAGCGAAAGGGTAATGACAAAGTGTGGATGTCTCATATAGATACCATATGGATGCTGCTTTAATATTTGTGGTTCTATTAAGTCAACGGGGgtcatgaaaacattttccaaATGAGCGAAAAGTATTAAAATAGCTATATTTTGATatttagggcccgagcactgagagtgcgaaggccctattgtatctgctccgtttcttattattattattattattattattattattattattattattattattattattattattattcaccccaaacaagggcctttttgagggcctaaacatgctcaaaaactcatgaaattttgcacacatgccaggtctggtgaaaaattttgtattttaatggttttacatatgagcactgggaaatggctctacagcgccacctatgccttgttaaatgcagccctacgaccacatcgtttcagctacatgtatgaaatttggcacacatgtgtatcatgccaagacgaacaaaaaagtcagtgggcccattgacgcaaacccaacaggaagtccgccatttggaagagaaggtgacattttggctctaattttgccatttccatgcctcgaacttttgcgaactcctccttggggtttcatttcataaccttcaaatttggacagtgtcaactacacccttgtgccatgttaaattgcggagcttttgagttttcacaatactatgaggccgtggcgccatggcgaatttcgatgactcgccatgaaaatcttattgcctctcattctgtCATACATGTTCCGATCTggaccaaagtgaacacatatgataaggctccacccctgaacatatttcaactgccatatttgacatcaaggacagcgccacctagtgggaacaggaaatgtcatgttttacactttggggtacagtatagtgatgggtgacatctgcagcctcaaatttctccaggaaagccttaaggagttggtcttgggttacagtgaaaactgtgacttttcgtgaaagggtgtgaccccagcagcatggcgaactttgatgtcacgccatgaagaaacaaattagtataactcaatgaaatccagtctgattagtaccagactttacaggcatgatgtcacacccgccctgaacagattgatgtgcccattgtcagGAATATgaagagcgccacctagtgggaagaggaaatgtcatgtcttacactttgttgtactgattttcacaggttcatagtggccacctcaaaagcggtgaatatcaccatcagtccttGATGATGCTttagtgcaaaaattgtgactttaaactgaacggcgcaccctggtggcaacgctgttcaccatgaaaaatgaagtggcttttgaggggcttggaaagtttatagaggcttgaaatttggcGCACTCCTCCATTGTGCTTAAGGCTTTGttgttatgtgatcattttcattgaatagcgcaaaatggctccacagcgccccctacaaaatttcaaaaccacagccccagctctgtgttttatgtatgaatCTGAAACCTGGTAGGCTTATaggagatatcaagatgtacaaaaaagtctcttggagcaatatcccaaatccaacaggaagtcagccattttaaaattaatgtgcaattttggcgacattttctcttcttttcaggcttcatactttgacgaactcctccaagggatttcatcatattgaacCATTCTCCAGTGtgtggaatctaaagacctttgtgattttaaattgcgaagctttttacgtccagggaaacggggtggttaTGGCGGCACTTAGAGTTTGaatcactcgccaaaaagcagtaatctgctgtcactcaaaacACAAtatccaatctctcccaaaggtcgcaggcgtgatgagactcgagctcggaaatgtttgttatgccatttgtacataatggttagagcgccacctagtggaacGACTAACtaatcatgaatgaatgagttgaaatgttagctggtggttaaatgcatgaattccatcaatgtgacatcagatcggaggtgctggttttaggtgttgggcttggctcgacgtgccgggggtgcgagggccctcataacgctgcttgcagctttaatggatattatatttattatatttgataTTGGCAAACCAATgcagcaccttgattcttttctttttcagccattctgttgtagatttactgttgttgtgtttgaaatCATTGTCTTGTTGCATGACTCAATGTCAGCTCCACTTTTGCTGTCAGACAAATGTCCTCACATTTGAATTGTTAATACGGGTACTGCAAGGTACCCAGCTCCTGTGGCTGAAAagcaagcccaaatcatcaccgcTCCACCACTGTGGGTTTGAGGTGTTTGTATTCATATGCTCTGTTTCGTTTTTACCAAACacctccactttggtctcatctgtcaaAGGGACATTTTTCCTGATATGTTTGTTCAGGTGGTACTTTGCTAACCTGAGCCATGCAGCCAAACTCTTTTTATAAGGAAGAGACATTCACTTGGCAGCCCTTCCAAGCAAACCCTATTTGCCATTTTCTAACTGCACTGTtatgaactttaatatttatcaTTATAACTgaagcctgtagagtctgagatgttgcaatttctctgagcattgcacaatCTGACCTTGGGGAGAATTTGTTGTGATGTCAACTCCTGGGAAGACTGGATACTCCTAACCAGCAAAATGCCAAAACGTCTGCCTTTATAAAGATCTTAGGAATTGCTGATAATTTAAAATCGAATAAATCTGTTGTCTTACTTCCATTAGGAGAATTTGACTGATACTTACCCTCCTAATTCTGTttgtatgcctgtgtgtttgagGTGCATATGTACACTTGCATGCATAGAGACATTCTGCTATTGTAAATGACCTTATTGCCAACTAGTTGTTAGCACAAAGAGTAAAGAGTTAGAACAGGATAAGTTTCTTGATGTAAATGTGGAGATTATTATGATCTTATAAATTCTAACTCATATAAACTCGAATACCTAATTCCTATGGAAACAGTCAGGACGTAGATTTTAGTAGtactttttaacaggaagaagtaCGGAAAACCTTCTTCACATGATTGTATGTTATTATATTTAGCTACAACACTATTATTTGTTactgtttacatgtttgtcataatgaacttcatttttcactttctttttattgtttttcttaaaacgTTATATAGGGGAGATGGAGggcaaaaacaaagcagaacacaaaaagaaaaagaactgaaTGAACTTCATTTTTAATTGTGCTAACAAAATAATTTTCCAACTCTTCGATAAAGTGTTTCTTATGTTATCTGTGATGATGTTGACCTCTGTGGTCGTGTTGTAGTGACATGGCCTGCTATTTTAAGTTGTAATCACTACGTTATAGTCATCTTAAATAAATGTGttcgtttgttgttgttgtttttgcgaCAAGCTAACAAACTCTCACGCTGgccatgtgttttgttttggttttttagcTGTACAGTCACAACACTGGAGAAACATCTGGCAGGAGTGAGGAGAACATGACACGGCAAACAACTCACATACAGCATGAAAAAGTATTTCATAAAATACGGCTCACAGATCTACCTACCACCATACTCTTCAATGAAACGCTGGCAGGGAGGTTGCTGAGTTCAGACTTCATGAATGCGAGTGAACCGAGGCTCTGAAAGCCCCTGAGTATTCGACCCAGTCTCCTTGCCATCTGTAAACTGTCCCCGCGGTGATATCTTCTATATTCTGAGGTAGATAAATGATCCTGTAACTGGTCGTTGAGAGTTAGCTGGCAAATGCTTTCGTCAGTTAGCGCCCAAACACACTACGGTCGCTGCAGTAAACACTGgtctgttttaaaataaaagtgactTAACCATCTTTGACTCGTGTTTATGTTCCACAGAATAGGAATACGTCCTATGGCGGGTGTCACTGCTATTATTTTACCGGTGACTTTCATTTGTCAAGATCAGGCTGTAAACTTCCGGCGTGAGGGAGTTCTGCCGTTGCGTCGTTTGGGTACAGTCACGTGCCGTACAGATTCCAATATGATTGGGTGTCAAATAgaactttttttctgttcccGTGGTAACCACCATTATTTTTTCTAACTTTTCCGAGACAAAAAGACAGATTTTAATGGTTGATTAAGTTTAAGTTTAATAGtgattaagttaaaaaaaaaaaaaaaaactttatacaTTTGTAGAAAACAAGTAAATAGTTTTATAAGAGAGACTTAGATCACATGGGGATTagacaataaaaaaattaatagagttattattatatattattatttttctgtagCTTTTTTACTCATAAAGCTTAGAGATTAAAGTAcgtaacatttattttattagaaaTATAACTTTCTTTACTTACGCATATTGCAATATTTGGAACTTATTTCTGGTATAGCACATATAAAGTTTTTAATCTATATTGTTAACTTAGCTAATGCAAcgcaattttaaaaagtaatgtgcaaataaaaatctaaacgTAAGAGACAAGATAATAGATAATAGTTTACTATCCGCAACTGTTACTGTcctaccacatcccaaaggtgctttatTGGATTGATCTCCGGtgtctgtggaggccatttgagtacaaaGATGACTTGAACTTTGTGACATAGTGCATTatgctgctggaagcagccttCAGAAGATGGTTACACTTTAGTCACAAAGAGATGGTATTAAGGCACCCAAAATGGGACAAGAAAGTATCCCAATAAACATTTCACCACAATCGCCAATCCGAAGCATTGACACAAGGCAGTTTGAATCCATGCTTTCATTGATCCAAACTTTCATGTAGTtaacaccaaattctgaccacaTCATTGAAATGCTACAGCAGACATCAAGACTCATCACACCAAGCACCATTTACCAGGTCTTTTATCGTTctatttttggttcaaattgtaGCCTCGGtgtcctgttcttagctgaggGTTGTGAAGCCCAGTATGGTCAAGCAGCCTGGTCAGTctgctctgacctctggcataaacaagacattttcactcagagaactgctgcttgcGTGATATTTTGATGTACGtgtacagtgacaataaagggctaatcttttctcttcttaagactattctctgtaaacactggaaatagtttgtgtgggaaaatcccagcatgTTGGAGATTAGCTGAAGCCGGTAAAGGGAACTGCATGAACGCAAAGGTAAAGGTAAAACAATATCACATCAACTAAAAAGTCCTAATTTTTTCTCAGGGTCTGATGGAACCCAAATCATAGCTAAAATTAAGGAATAATGGACTTGTGTTCAAATACCACTCCAAGTAAATTGTTATGTTTCACTGTGTAGGTAAGCTTGATGTGGAATGGGTAACAGAAATGTGATACTGTAAAGTTTGATTTTAGCCATACAGCTACCAAATGGACAGAATGTACTTttgatttaatgtatttaatgctTCATTTTAAACTTAAACACTTCTTTTATTTCCATAAGCTGGACTTGGAGTTTGGCAATCTTACAGGAGGAAAGGTGGACCTCTTTTTGCGAAAATGGGAAGCCAGTATCATTCCGAAGCTCAAATCAGTTGCTGCCCTGGAAACAAGAACCCCCCCCCCGCCGTGTGTTAACACACCTACCTACTCCCACCAGTTGGTGCCAGTCGTTGCAGCCTTTTTTTGCACTGGTATGTATTCAGTAAAGTTCTTACGGTTTACCTGAGGAAAGCATTTGTCTACACCTCACTGAATACTTCTCTAAAAATCTATCTTTATCTTCCCCATCTCCAAGCCTGGAACAAGTATTGCATCGCTTTGCAGTGATCCTGAAGCATCATCCACAACACACCAACCCCAGCTGATATGCATCGGTGATCTAAAGAGGGCAACCAGGCAGTACATCATTGTTGCTAAGAATGACAGAGTAACCATTTCTCTGAATGATGGCCTGACGTGTGCTGTGGATAAGCTTTTCAAACTGTACTGGGTATGTAACTTGTCCTATCCAGCACCACTTGGCTCCGT is a genomic window of Astatotilapia calliptera unplaced genomic scaffold, fAstCal1.2 U_scaffold_82, whole genome shotgun sequence containing:
- the LOC113018431 gene encoding acyl-coenzyme A thioesterase THEM4-like; this translates as MARRLGRILRGFQSLGSLAFMKSELSNLPASVSLKSMVRALPSLFSSNPRDFSLPNSSWGTEMRQLYEHYNSQCEAVTDGGEEQGGLWNRLPSYNRSLKYAAGGVYLSKIIQAKARLFTRNIRDPGAAFEYVIFANKKEQRCVCIFQAGHLLEGPPGNVHGGAIATMIDTVTGTHACVHSGPVMTANLNINYRSPIPLGSTVLIESSLDKKEGRKTLVSCKVTSADGARLHTEATALFVSIGVSQLMKG